In Thioclava sp. GXIMD2076, one DNA window encodes the following:
- a CDS encoding SgcJ/EcaC family oxidoreductase — protein MISTIEVPFSSPEDLPRAFTRAWSSKDARLLASFFTEDADFLGLTGEAVDGRQQIAELLAGEMAGAFARARLVTGKVRFRAVGRDVVIVQQRFVLSGIVNADGSDAGRVGAVFISVMARAGNGWLIVSGQFVVES, from the coding sequence ATGATATCGACCATCGAGGTTCCGTTTTCGAGCCCCGAAGATCTGCCGCGTGCCTTCACCCGCGCGTGGAGCTCGAAGGATGCCCGCTTGCTGGCCTCCTTCTTCACCGAGGATGCCGATTTTCTGGGGTTGACGGGGGAGGCCGTCGACGGCCGCCAGCAGATTGCCGAGCTTCTGGCAGGCGAGATGGCGGGGGCCTTTGCCCGCGCGCGTCTGGTCACCGGAAAGGTGCGGTTCCGTGCCGTCGGGCGCGATGTGGTGATCGTGCAGCAGCGCTTCGTGCTGTCGGGCATCGTCAATGCCGATGGCTCCGATGCGGGGCGCGTGGGTGCGGTCTTCATCTCGGTCATGGCGCGGGCCGGAAATGGCTGGCTGATCGTGTCGGGACAGTTCGTCGTGGAGAGCTGA
- the ftsA gene encoding cell division protein FtsA — MPEFYQAQRAMRSMRKAAMQRGVVALLDIGTSKIVCLVLKVESTNGLEQVEGAAPLAGQSSFKVIGAATTRSRGVRFGEIDTMAQTERAIRTVVQAAQKKAAIRVDHVIACFAGGEPRSYGLTGQVEIAGDQVTGQDVGRVLAACDVPDFGAGREVLHAQPVNFALDHRSGLSDPRGHAGRKLATDMHLLTVDGFVLQNLVNAIRRCDLELAGVASSAYVSGVASLVEDEQELGAACIDLGGGASGLSIFMKKHMIYADAVRMGGDHITSDISAGLQVSGQLAERLKTVHGGVHATSMDDREMIELAANSGDWEKDSRTATRAELIGIIRPRVEEIFEEIKARLDVAGFSHMPSQQIVLTGGTSQLPGIDGMAARILGHSVRLGRPLRVQGLPQQATSAGFSAIVGLALHATNPQDEWWDFEIPVDRMGGRSLRRAFRWFKDNW, encoded by the coding sequence ATGCCCGAATTCTACCAAGCCCAGAGAGCGATGCGCAGTATGCGCAAGGCCGCGATGCAGCGCGGTGTCGTGGCGCTGTTGGATATCGGCACCTCGAAGATCGTCTGTCTGGTGCTGAAGGTCGAGAGCACGAACGGGCTGGAGCAGGTCGAGGGGGCGGCGCCGCTTGCGGGTCAGTCCTCCTTCAAGGTGATCGGGGCCGCTACGACACGGTCGCGCGGGGTGCGCTTTGGCGAGATCGATACGATGGCACAGACCGAGCGTGCGATCCGCACGGTGGTGCAGGCCGCGCAGAAGAAGGCCGCGATCCGTGTCGATCATGTGATTGCCTGTTTCGCCGGCGGCGAGCCGCGCAGCTACGGGCTGACGGGGCAGGTCGAGATTGCCGGAGATCAGGTGACAGGGCAGGATGTAGGCCGTGTGCTGGCCGCGTGTGATGTGCCCGATTTCGGGGCGGGGCGCGAGGTGCTGCATGCCCAGCCGGTAAATTTCGCGCTCGACCACCGCTCGGGCCTGTCGGACCCGCGCGGCCATGCAGGGCGCAAGCTGGCCACCGATATGCATCTGCTGACGGTGGATGGGTTCGTGCTCCAGAACCTCGTGAACGCGATCCGGCGCTGCGATCTGGAACTGGCGGGGGTGGCCAGCTCGGCCTATGTGTCGGGCGTTGCCTCGCTGGTGGAGGACGAGCAGGAGCTGGGCGCGGCCTGTATCGATCTGGGCGGCGGCGCGTCGGGGCTGTCGATCTTTATGAAGAAACATATGATCTATGCCGATGCGGTGCGCATGGGGGGCGATCACATCACCTCCGATATCTCGGCGGGGCTGCAGGTTTCGGGACAGTTGGCCGAACGTCTCAAGACGGTGCATGGCGGGGTTCACGCGACCTCGATGGATGACCGCGAGATGATCGAGCTGGCGGCCAATTCGGGGGATTGGGAAAAAGACAGCCGCACCGCCACGCGTGCGGAACTGATCGGGATCATCCGTCCGCGTGTCGAAGAGATCTTCGAGGAGATCAAGGCGCGACTGGATGTGGCGGGCTTCTCGCATATGCCGAGCCAGCAGATCGTGCTGACGGGCGGCACGAGCCAGCTGCCCGGTATCGACGGCATGGCCGCGCGAATCCTTGGCCATAGCGTGCGTCTCGGACGGCCCTTGCGCGTGCAGGGCCTGCCACAGCAGGCCACATCGGCGGGTTTTAGCGCAATTGTCGGCCTCGCTCTGCATGCGACCAATCCACAGGATGAGTGGTGGGATTTCGAGATCCCCGTCGACCGGATGGGCGGGCGCAGTCTGCGGCGTGCCTTCCGCTGGTTCAAGGATAACTGGTAA
- the ftsZ gene encoding cell division protein FtsZ has protein sequence MTLNLMMTDQQDLKPRITVFGVGGAGGNAVNNMIEQQLEGVEFVVANTDAQALQQSKSQARIQMGIKATEGLGAGARPSVGAAAAEETIEEIVDHLAGAHMCFITAGMGGGTGTGAAPIIAQAARELGVLTVGVVTKPFQFEGTKRMRQAEEGLEALQKVVDTLIIIPNQNLFRLANEKTTFTEAFEMADDVLYQGVKGVTDLMVRPGLINLDFADVRAVMDEMGKAMMGTGEASGEDRAIQAAEKAIANPLLDEISLKGAKGVLINITGGYDLTLFELDEAANRIREEVDPDANIIVGSTLDPDMDGMMRVSVVATGIDALAAPAEVPVPRRTLAEPLRNPQEAAEEARAAAPHMQDPAPAPRQPQVSVTSAQPVHQSRGYQAPQHRAADHRPAQAEMRQSAPQQPERQYEAPRHEQPRYEQPRQAAPAQPQYEAPQQPQYRAQQPRVQYAEDQPQAQQPHYQQPRQAQPQFNEAAEEAAEYVAPRPRQAGQPSPEALARLQAAVNRQPGQGAAPQGRPNMAAERAPQPQAEKPRFGINSLINRMTGHGHEAPQQQPAQQPVRQQQPRAAAPAPQQQPHARTEDYDDEQSNEQDRIEIPAFLRRQAN, from the coding sequence ATGACCTTGAACCTCATGATGACCGATCAACAGGATCTGAAGCCGCGGATTACCGTCTTCGGCGTTGGTGGCGCTGGGGGCAATGCCGTCAACAACATGATCGAGCAGCAGCTCGAGGGTGTTGAGTTCGTGGTCGCGAACACCGACGCGCAGGCGCTCCAGCAGTCCAAGAGCCAGGCGCGGATCCAGATGGGGATCAAGGCGACCGAGGGTCTGGGTGCGGGTGCGCGTCCGTCTGTCGGTGCGGCTGCAGCAGAGGAGACGATCGAGGAGATTGTCGACCATCTTGCAGGTGCGCATATGTGCTTCATCACCGCTGGTATGGGCGGCGGCACCGGCACCGGCGCGGCGCCGATCATCGCGCAAGCCGCGCGCGAGCTGGGTGTGCTGACCGTAGGCGTCGTGACCAAGCCGTTCCAGTTCGAGGGCACCAAGCGCATGCGTCAGGCCGAGGAAGGTCTCGAAGCGTTGCAGAAGGTGGTCGATACGCTGATCATCATCCCCAACCAGAATCTGTTCCGCCTGGCCAACGAGAAGACCACCTTCACCGAAGCCTTCGAGATGGCCGATGATGTGCTCTATCAGGGCGTGAAGGGTGTGACCGATCTTATGGTCCGTCCGGGCCTGATCAACCTCGACTTCGCCGATGTTCGCGCCGTGATGGACGAGATGGGCAAGGCGATGATGGGCACCGGCGAAGCCTCGGGCGAGGATCGTGCGATCCAGGCCGCCGAGAAGGCCATCGCCAATCCGCTCCTCGACGAGATCTCGCTCAAGGGCGCGAAGGGTGTGCTGATCAACATCACCGGCGGCTACGACCTGACGCTGTTCGAACTCGACGAAGCGGCAAACCGTATCCGCGAGGAGGTCGATCCGGATGCGAATATCATCGTCGGTTCGACCCTCGATCCCGATATGGATGGCATGATGCGTGTGTCGGTCGTCGCAACCGGTATCGACGCGCTGGCCGCTCCGGCAGAAGTTCCGGTGCCGCGCCGCACTCTGGCAGAGCCGCTGCGCAACCCGCAGGAAGCGGCAGAGGAGGCGCGCGCCGCTGCGCCGCATATGCAGGATCCCGCACCGGCCCCGCGCCAGCCGCAGGTTTCGGTGACCTCGGCCCAGCCGGTCCACCAGTCGCGTGGCTATCAGGCACCGCAGCATCGCGCCGCCGATCACCGCCCGGCACAGGCCGAGATGCGCCAGTCGGCTCCGCAGCAGCCCGAGCGCCAGTATGAGGCGCCGCGCCATGAGCAGCCGCGCTACGAGCAGCCCCGTCAGGCGGCTCCCGCACAGCCGCAATACGAGGCGCCCCAGCAGCCGCAATACCGCGCCCAGCAGCCCCGCGTGCAATATGCCGAGGACCAGCCGCAAGCGCAGCAGCCGCATTACCAGCAGCCCCGTCAAGCGCAGCCGCAGTTCAACGAAGCCGCCGAAGAGGCTGCTGAATATGTTGCACCGCGTCCGCGTCAGGCCGGCCAGCCCTCGCCCGAGGCCCTTGCCCGCCTGCAGGCCGCGGTCAATCGCCAGCCGGGTCAGGGAGCCGCACCGCAGGGTCGCCCGAACATGGCCGCAGAGCGCGCGCCCCAGCCGCAGGCCGAGAAGCCGCGTTTCGGGATCAACTCGCTGATCAACCGCATGACCGGTCACGGCCATGAGGCGCCTCAGCAACAGCCCGCACAGCAGCCGGTCCGCCAGCAGCAGCCCCGCGCTGCCGCTCCGGCACCCCAGCAACAGCCGCATGCCCGCACCGAAGACTATGATGACGAGCAGTCCAACGAACAGGACCGCATCGAGATTCCCGCCTTCCTGCGCCGTCAGGCAAACTGA
- a CDS encoding cell division protein FtsQ/DivIB: MRKMKASRLPEEGKWAGTHAVGGVARAQQGQLYVRRSSRRKDPAPSRLAFRLHRLWLTPIVRSLTRIGVPTFIVVLGLGIYFGDAGRRADMLQAFDDIKTSIQNRPQFMVNSLKVEGASPEVEQAVYTMLPTGLPVSSFKIDLGQYRDTIMRLDAVADASISIKSGGVLDVVVTERNPVMLWRTASGLEMLDATGHRVATLLDRSARSDLPLIAGRGANKAVPEALSILKAMGPLLPKARGLIRVGQRRWDIALENDRRVMLPQEQPVAAVERLLAMNTAEDVLARDFTVIDLRDKGRPTIRLTPHAMESYRAIAHNY, encoded by the coding sequence ATGCGGAAGATGAAGGCATCGCGCCTTCCCGAGGAGGGGAAATGGGCTGGCACCCATGCTGTTGGAGGTGTAGCGCGCGCCCAGCAGGGCCAGCTCTATGTCCGCCGGTCCTCGCGCCGCAAGGACCCCGCGCCCTCGCGGCTCGCTTTCCGGCTGCATCGGCTGTGGCTGACGCCCATCGTGCGGTCGCTGACGCGGATCGGGGTGCCCACCTTTATCGTGGTGCTGGGGCTCGGGATCTATTTCGGCGATGCGGGGCGGCGGGCGGATATGCTGCAGGCCTTCGATGACATCAAGACCTCGATCCAGAACCGTCCGCAGTTCATGGTCAATTCGCTGAAGGTCGAGGGCGCGAGCCCCGAGGTCGAGCAAGCGGTCTATACGATGCTGCCCACGGGGCTTCCGGTCTCGTCCTTCAAGATCGATCTGGGCCAGTATCGCGACACGATCATGCGGCTCGACGCGGTGGCTGATGCCTCGATCAGCATCAAATCCGGCGGTGTGCTGGATGTGGTCGTGACCGAGCGCAATCCGGTCATGCTGTGGCGGACGGCGAGCGGGCTGGAGATGCTCGATGCGACCGGCCATCGGGTGGCGACGCTTCTGGACCGTTCCGCGCGCTCCGATCTGCCGCTGATCGCCGGCCGCGGGGCCAACAAGGCAGTGCCCGAGGCGCTTTCAATCCTGAAGGCGATGGGCCCGCTGTTGCCCAAGGCGCGCGGGCTGATCCGTGTGGGGCAGCGTCGCTGGGACATCGCGCTCGAGAATGACCGGCGCGTGATGTTGCCGCAGGAGCAGCCCGTGGCCGCCGTCGAGCGCCTTCTGGCGATGAATACCGCCGAAGATGTGCTTGCGCGTGACTTTACGGTGATCGACCTCCGTGACAAGGGTCGTCCGACGATCCGCCTGACGCCCCACGCGATGGAAAGCTATCGCGCTATCGCTCATAACTACTGA
- a CDS encoding outer membrane protein assembly factor BamD: MHGKSAATRVGCLLLVATLAACSGKSDDPKDMPLDNFTAQQIYERGEYQLEVGNPRRPTDALHYFQEVERLYPYSEWAQRSVIMQAYAQHRAKNYEEARSTAQRYLDTYPGSEDAPYAKYLLALSYYDQIDEVGRDQGLTYQALQALREVIEQYPDSDYARSAMLKFDLAFDHLAAKEMEIGRYYLKHGNYTAAINRFRVVVEQFQTTTHTPEALERLVEAYLALGLTDEAQTAAAILGHNFQSSPFYDDAYKLLRAKGLEPESKGDNWLSTIYRQVIQGKWM; this comes from the coding sequence ATGCACGGCAAATCAGCGGCTACACGGGTCGGATGTCTTTTGCTGGTGGCGACGCTCGCCGCCTGTTCGGGTAAATCCGATGATCCCAAGGACATGCCTCTCGACAATTTCACCGCGCAACAGATCTATGAGCGCGGCGAATACCAGCTGGAGGTTGGCAATCCGCGCCGCCCCACCGATGCGCTCCATTATTTCCAAGAGGTCGAACGCCTCTATCCCTATTCCGAATGGGCGCAGCGTTCGGTGATCATGCAGGCCTATGCCCAGCACCGTGCGAAGAATTACGAGGAGGCGCGCTCCACCGCGCAGCGTTACCTCGATACCTATCCGGGCTCCGAGGATGCGCCCTATGCCAAATATCTTCTGGCCCTCAGCTATTACGACCAGATCGACGAGGTCGGTCGCGATCAGGGCCTGACCTATCAGGCGCTGCAGGCGCTGCGCGAGGTCATCGAGCAATATCCCGACAGCGATTACGCGCGCTCGGCCATGCTGAAATTCGACCTCGCCTTCGATCACCTCGCCGCCAAGGAGATGGAGATCGGGCGCTATTATCTGAAGCACGGCAATTATACCGCCGCGATCAACCGCTTCCGTGTGGTGGTCGAGCAGTTCCAGACCACGACCCATACGCCCGAGGCGCTGGAGCGTCTGGTCGAAGCCTATCTGGCGCTCGGCCTGACTGACGAGGCACAGACCGCAGCCGCGATTCTCGGCCATAACTTCCAGTCGTCGCCCTTCTATGACGATGCCTACAAGCTCCTGCGTGCCAAGGGGCTTGAACCGGAGAGCAAGGGTGATAACTGGCTATCGACAATCTATCGCCAGGTGATCCAAGGGAAGTGGATGTAA
- the lpxC gene encoding UDP-3-O-acyl-N-acetylglucosamine deacetylase, giving the protein MQTSLAKPVSFDGVGLHKGQPVRMRLLPAPADHGIVFNRVDVAGNGLIPALWNKVTNARLCTLIENEDGITVSTIEHIMAALAGCGVHNALIEIDGPEVPILDGSSAPFVEKILAAGLVEVGGQLRALRILRPVEVRDGAAWARLEPNHALEIDFSIDFTDRAIGQQRKRLGMSNGAFVRELMDSRTFCRRADVEMMQKNGLALGGTYENAVVIDGDKVLSPGGLRHKDEAVRHKMLDALGDLLLAGGPILGRYVGNRSGHAMTNSLLRAVFANPAAYEWVVLDSDAAHTTPGAGVCVPQLFAAQ; this is encoded by the coding sequence GTGCAGACAAGCCTTGCAAAACCCGTGAGCTTCGACGGTGTCGGCCTTCACAAAGGCCAGCCTGTGCGCATGCGTCTTCTGCCTGCGCCTGCCGATCATGGCATCGTGTTCAACCGTGTGGATGTGGCGGGCAATGGCCTGATCCCCGCGCTGTGGAATAAGGTGACCAATGCCCGTCTCTGCACCCTGATCGAAAATGAAGACGGGATCACCGTCTCGACGATCGAACATATCATGGCCGCTCTTGCCGGTTGTGGTGTGCATAACGCGCTTATCGAGATCGACGGGCCGGAAGTCCCGATCCTCGATGGCTCCTCGGCACCTTTTGTCGAAAAGATCCTCGCCGCGGGTCTTGTCGAGGTCGGTGGTCAGCTGCGCGCTCTCCGTATCCTGCGCCCCGTCGAGGTGCGCGACGGTGCGGCATGGGCGCGCCTCGAGCCCAATCACGCGCTCGAGATCGATTTCTCGATCGATTTCACCGACCGTGCGATTGGTCAGCAGCGCAAGCGCCTCGGCATGTCCAATGGCGCTTTCGTACGCGAACTGATGGACAGCCGCACCTTCTGCCGCCGCGCCGATGTGGAGATGATGCAGAAGAACGGTCTGGCCCTTGGCGGCACCTATGAAAACGCCGTTGTGATCGATGGCGACAAAGTGCTCAGCCCCGGCGGTCTGCGCCATAAGGATGAGGCCGTGCGGCACAAGATGCTGGACGCGCTCGGCGATCTGCTTCTGGCGGGTGGTCCGATCCTTGGCCGCTATGTCGGCAACCGCTCGGGCCATGCAATGACCAACAGTCTGCTGCGCGCGGTCTTTGCCAATCCTGCCGCCTATGAGTGGGTCGTGCTTGATTCCGATGCGGCCCACACGACCCCCGGGGCGGGTGTCTGTGTGCCTCAACTTTTCGCGGCGCAATAA
- a CDS encoding ABC transporter ATP-binding protein, translating to MAKNSDNDGFVVFDRVQKSYDGENLVVKDLNLSIGKGEFLTMLGPSGSGKTTCLMMLAGFETATNGEIRLDGTNINNVPPHKRGIGMVFQNYALFPHMTVGENLAFPLEVRKMGKSEREAKIKRALDMVQMGAFANRRPGQMSGGQQQRIALARALVFDPELVLMDEPLGALDKQLREHMQFEIKALHERLGITVVYVTHDQGEALTMSDRVAVFNDGRIQQLAPPDDLYERPKNSFVAQFIGENNRLPGKVEALDKEAGHCTIRLQNGERIAATAVNIRHEGQDTLVSIRPERVEFDPARMAPDWHLIEAEVIDVVYMGDIYRTVLRVAGTEDFVMKTRNTLGASMLPKGQKIKIGWHPDDARALDPL from the coding sequence TTGGCTAAAAACAGTGATAACGACGGATTCGTCGTTTTCGACCGCGTGCAAAAAAGCTACGACGGCGAGAATCTGGTCGTAAAAGACCTCAACCTGTCCATCGGAAAAGGCGAGTTTCTGACCATGCTCGGGCCGTCCGGCTCCGGCAAGACGACCTGCCTCATGATGCTGGCGGGGTTTGAAACCGCAACCAATGGCGAGATTCGTCTCGACGGAACTAATATCAATAACGTGCCGCCGCACAAGCGCGGAATCGGCATGGTTTTCCAGAATTACGCTCTCTTTCCGCATATGACCGTGGGCGAGAATCTCGCTTTCCCGCTCGAGGTCCGCAAGATGGGCAAATCCGAGCGCGAGGCAAAGATCAAACGGGCTCTGGACATGGTGCAGATGGGGGCCTTCGCCAACCGTCGCCCGGGCCAGATGTCGGGTGGCCAGCAGCAGCGGATCGCGCTGGCCCGCGCGCTGGTCTTCGATCCCGAGCTGGTGCTGATGGACGAGCCTCTCGGCGCGCTCGACAAACAGCTGCGCGAGCATATGCAATTCGAGATCAAGGCTTTGCACGAACGTCTGGGCATCACAGTGGTTTATGTGACCCACGATCAGGGCGAGGCCCTGACCATGTCCGACCGTGTGGCCGTGTTCAACGATGGTCGCATCCAGCAGCTGGCGCCGCCCGATGACCTCTACGAACGCCCCAAAAACAGTTTCGTGGCGCAGTTCATCGGTGAGAACAACCGCTTGCCGGGCAAGGTCGAGGCCCTCGACAAGGAGGCAGGCCATTGCACCATCCGTTTGCAGAATGGCGAGAGGATCGCGGCCACCGCGGTCAATATCCGTCATGAGGGGCAGGACACGCTGGTGTCGATCCGTCCCGAACGTGTTGAATTCGACCCCGCTCGTATGGCGCCGGACTGGCACCTGATCGAGGCCGAAGTCATCGATGTCGTCTATATGGGCGATATCTACCGCACTGTCCTGCGCGTCGCCGGGACGGAAGATTTCGTGATGAAGACCCGCAACACACTGGGCGCCTCGATGCTTCCGAAAGGCCAGAAGATCAAGATCGGCTGGCATCCAGATGACGCAAGGGCACTCGATCCTCTGTGA
- the recN gene encoding DNA repair protein RecN, producing the protein MLRSLEIRDILIVERTELDFSAGLNVLTGETGAGKSILLDCLGFVLGWRGRAELVRKGAEQGEVTAEFGLPEGHPVRDILREADLPVDESLILRRVNRADGRKTAYVNDRRVTGDVLRRLSASLVELHGQQDDGGLLNEKGHRAMLDAFAENGALLAEVNAAWKSRASARKALAAAQAALAEVQAEEEFLRHSVAELDKLNPEQGEEATLDTERRVMQQAEKIRSDVARALQALGPEGAEGLMREADRWLQGAADRAEGRLDQPMSVLERALIELGEATQGVEEALDALSFDPYALEATEERLFAIRALARKHGVQPDDLGDFAVSLRARLEALDAGEGRIRDLESAVTKADLAYREVADRLGLARRKAATRLDQAMAAELAPLKMERAVFETRVSAGDPSAEGSDNVAFTVATNPGAPAGPLNKIASGGELSRFLLALKVVLSKGADALVLIFDEIDRGVGGATADAVGRRLARVAEEAQVLVVTHSPQVAARGAQHFRVQKRVENGMTLSEVVPLDETERRDEIARMIAGAEVTEAARAAAAELLGG; encoded by the coding sequence ATGCTGCGCAGCCTTGAGATTCGCGACATTCTGATCGTGGAACGCACCGAGCTTGACTTCAGTGCGGGGCTCAATGTTTTGACCGGCGAGACGGGGGCGGGGAAATCCATCCTGCTCGACTGTCTGGGTTTCGTGCTCGGCTGGCGGGGCCGGGCCGAGCTGGTGCGCAAAGGCGCCGAGCAGGGCGAGGTGACCGCCGAATTCGGGCTGCCCGAGGGCCATCCGGTGCGCGATATCCTGCGCGAGGCGGATCTGCCGGTGGATGAGAGCCTGATCCTGCGCCGCGTGAACCGCGCCGATGGCCGCAAGACCGCCTATGTCAATGACCGCCGCGTGACCGGCGATGTGCTGCGGCGCCTGTCGGCCTCGCTGGTGGAACTCCACGGCCAGCAGGATGATGGCGGCCTTCTCAATGAGAAGGGCCATCGTGCGATGCTCGATGCCTTTGCCGAGAACGGCGCGCTTCTGGCCGAGGTGAATGCGGCGTGGAAATCCCGTGCGTCGGCACGCAAGGCGCTGGCGGCGGCACAGGCGGCACTGGCCGAGGTGCAGGCTGAGGAGGAATTCCTGCGCCATTCGGTGGCCGAACTCGACAAGCTGAACCCCGAACAGGGCGAGGAAGCCACCCTCGATACCGAGCGCCGCGTGATGCAGCAGGCCGAGAAGATCCGCTCGGATGTGGCGCGTGCCTTGCAGGCGCTTGGCCCCGAGGGGGCCGAGGGGCTGATGCGCGAGGCGGACCGCTGGCTGCAGGGCGCCGCCGACCGCGCCGAGGGTCGGCTCGACCAGCCGATGTCGGTGCTCGAACGCGCGCTGATCGAGCTGGGGGAGGCGACGCAGGGCGTGGAAGAGGCGCTCGATGCGCTGAGCTTCGACCCTTACGCGCTGGAGGCCACCGAGGAGCGGCTCTTCGCCATCCGTGCTTTGGCGCGCAAACATGGCGTGCAGCCCGATGATCTGGGCGATTTCGCGGTGTCCCTGCGCGCCCGTCTCGAGGCGCTGGATGCCGGCGAAGGCCGGATCCGCGATCTGGAATCGGCGGTGACCAAGGCCGATCTGGCCTATCGCGAGGTGGCCGACCGTTTGGGACTTGCGCGGCGCAAGGCCGCGACGCGGCTCGATCAGGCGATGGCCGCCGAACTGGCGCCGCTGAAGATGGAGCGCGCGGTGTTCGAGACCCGCGTCTCCGCCGGTGATCCCTCTGCCGAAGGGTCGGATAATGTGGCCTTTACGGTTGCCACCAATCCGGGCGCACCTGCGGGCCCGCTGAACAAGATCGCCTCGGGGGGCGAGCTGTCGCGGTTCCTTCTGGCGCTGAAGGTGGTGCTCTCGAAAGGGGCGGATGCGCTGGTGCTGATCTTCGACGAGATCGACCGTGGTGTGGGTGGGGCGACCGCCGATGCGGTGGGGCGCCGTCTGGCACGGGTCGCCGAAGAGGCACAGGTTCTGGTGGTCACGCACTCGCCGCAGGTGGCCGCGCGTGGGGCGCAGCATTTCCGCGTGCAGAAACGTGTGGAAAACGGCATGACCCTTTCGGAGGTGGTGCCCCTCGACGAGACAGAGCGCCGCGACGAGATCGCGCGGATGATCGCGGGGGCCGAGGTGACCGAGGCTGCCCGCGCAGCCGCTGCCGAGCTTCTGGGCGGCTGA
- a CDS encoding FAD-linked oxidase C-terminal domain-containing protein has product MAHDAALEALKTLLGDRLNLTQADRDLHGQSETWFAPTPPDAVAYPANTAEVSQIMKICTAHKMPVVAWGTGTSLEGHALAIHGGLCLDMSRMDKLVELYQDDMQVRVQPGMTREVLNTELRATGLFFPVDPGANASLGGMASTRASGTTTVGYGTMKDNVMALEVVLADGTVIRTGSRARKSSAGYDLTALMLGSEGTLGIITELTLKLHGQPEAVSSAVCAFDSLHAAVETVQMVIQMGIRMARIEFVDAMTAQIFNKMNGTDLPEKPHLMIEFHGSEAMVAEQSERFGEVVSEMGGANFDWATTTEDRTRLWRMRHGAYPACIAYRPGCMGLVTDIVVPISRLAEAVEDTRKDIDAAGLVGPILGHVGDGNFHSVLLLDRNDKDEFKRAKAVAARMSERALAMGGTVTGEHGIGIGKLGYMEAEHGAAWGVMGAIKKALDPLNILNPGKIVPDQSNAVREAAE; this is encoded by the coding sequence ATGGCACATGACGCAGCCCTTGAGGCATTGAAAACCCTTCTGGGGGACAGGCTTAACCTCACGCAGGCGGATCGCGATCTGCATGGCCAGAGCGAGACATGGTTTGCGCCGACACCTCCCGATGCGGTGGCATACCCGGCCAATACCGCCGAGGTGTCCCAAATCATGAAGATCTGCACCGCCCATAAGATGCCGGTCGTGGCATGGGGCACGGGCACATCGCTTGAGGGGCATGCGCTGGCGATCCATGGCGGGCTGTGCCTCGACATGAGCCGGATGGACAAGCTGGTGGAACTCTATCAGGACGATATGCAGGTGCGTGTCCAGCCGGGCATGACGCGCGAGGTGCTCAATACCGAGTTGCGCGCCACGGGGCTGTTTTTCCCCGTTGATCCGGGTGCGAATGCCTCTCTTGGGGGCATGGCCTCGACGCGGGCCTCGGGCACCACGACCGTGGGCTATGGCACGATGAAGGATAATGTGATGGCGCTCGAGGTCGTTCTGGCCGATGGCACCGTTATCCGCACCGGCTCGCGGGCGCGTAAATCCTCGGCCGGTTACGATCTGACGGCGCTGATGCTGGGCTCGGAGGGGACGCTCGGGATCATCACCGAGTTGACCCTGAAGCTGCATGGCCAGCCCGAGGCGGTGTCTTCGGCGGTCTGTGCCTTTGATAGCCTGCATGCGGCGGTGGAAACCGTGCAGATGGTGATTCAGATGGGCATCCGCATGGCACGGATCGAGTTCGTCGATGCGATGACGGCGCAGATCTTCAACAAGATGAACGGCACCGACCTCCCCGAGAAGCCACATCTGATGATCGAGTTCCACGGCTCCGAGGCGATGGTGGCCGAGCAGTCCGAACGCTTCGGTGAGGTCGTGAGCGAGATGGGCGGGGCCAATTTCGACTGGGCCACCACCACCGAGGACCGCACACGTCTGTGGCGCATGCGCCATGGGGCCTATCCGGCCTGTATCGCCTATCGTCCGGGCTGTATGGGGCTGGTCACCGATATCGTGGTGCCGATCTCCCGTCTGGCCGAGGCGGTGGAAGATACCCGCAAGGATATTGACGCAGCGGGCCTTGTCGGGCCTATTCTGGGGCATGTGGGCGATGGCAACTTCCATTCCGTCCTTCTTCTGGATCGAAATGACAAGGACGAGTTCAAACGCGCCAAGGCGGTTGCCGCCAGGATGTCCGAACGGGCGCTGGCGATGGGCGGCACGGTGACGGGCGAACATGGTATCGGTATCGGCAAGCTGGGCTATATGGAAGCCGAGCACGGGGCCGCATGGGGCGTGATGGGCGCAATCAAAAAGGCGCTCGATCCGTTGAATATTCTCAATCCCGGCAAGATTGTGCCGGATCAGTCGAATGCCGTCAGGGAGGCCGCTGAATGA